TGAATGAAAATAATAAGCAACCTGTTACGAAATCGCTCCTGACTATACTGCTCCTAACTAAACCGCCCTGATAAACCACCCAATTAAAAAGTGTATAATTTCCAAGGAGAGGTAAATCCAGGTGTGAACGGATTAGGATAAAACAAAGTCCAATTAATTCCCATACACGGAGTGCTAGGTGCGGTGATTGAGTTGTTCAACAATTAGCCACATTAGTGTCAGCTATTAACATGTCCAAAGTACCGTTACATGTCAGAGAAAACAGTAACACCGCCCACAATACGTTGACTAATTACCGTTATCTGAACCCAAGTTAAACGCTTTTCTGCTAGGGAGGGGCATGTAGGAGAGAACTATTGAATGCACTGTGTCCCGCTGAGAGAGAAAGTTTTATAATACACAGAAGCTGGACTGTGTTTTATTTCGTGGTTCTCAAATACCTGACAACGTTCGTACTGCCAACAGCTCTGTGTTTCATTTTGGATGAGAAATTTATACTGTTTGATTCGTAACTTACAGGTTTGTGGAGTCCAGTGGAATAATATCACTAATAATATagcattaaaaatgtaaatattattattcctCAGGAGTACATTTATGTACAGAACAATCCATTTGTgacttgttttaatattatcaaaggggcttatgttttaattttgtaacaACATACGATCTATTTCTCCTTTAATGTTCGGATCTTTTAATAATAGCGTGTGCGAGATTCGCTAATCAAAGCTTTGTTTTAAGATGCGTGTTAcacgtgtatatgtatatccatgtgtgtatgtatttggtATAATTATGCAAGTAACTGTTATAGTTATACAagtaattattttgtatttgtggtGAAGACTGTCCTGACAAGTGGTAACAACCCAGCCTTACTTGATCTCACTGCAttgtattgtaactttatctcgTGTACTACGAACGAAtggaatgaatggaatgaatgagtgtttaacgacaccccagcacgaaaaatacatcggctattgggtgtcaaactatggtaatgcaaataaataaagtgatgatcaacatcaatataaaaattcaaggtttaaacaaaaacagtgtaaagaacagtgtaaagaactgtgcaaaaacacaaatatcacagaattttacggatactgaattttattcaaaacttaaattttgtgctgtattggccattctcaaagagaatgttacacccctgcaccacggtgaggttacagcacacgcaggggatatACTACGAACGAATACAAACTACTGTGTTCTTTGTCATACAGCATACTAGTATTTATTGAGAAGAAGTCAATTTCTcgtcaaatttaaataaatagctGTATTGTATAAGCTGTTAGACTTGAATGCCTTTACatctagttttgtttttaatatcctGTTCGAAGATGTCACTAATAAAACTTCAATCTACCCTTTCATGTTGGAATAAATGGATCCATTTAAAGAGTCCTCAGCTATTTGTTTATTACgttttcttttaattgtttagttaacaacattaatgtttaaatgtgtCCTTATTTTATTacctattatttattaataattatatcattgtTCTATAACAAAGTGTAAAGATAAAACTGCTATTTTTGTTGGTGACACACTGTAAAGTGTACCATGAAGAAGGGGGCCTTGAAAGTTGTCAAAtttgtgcccaattcttttgttcttgtacaataaaatatattttcattaaaaaagtgtACCATGTAAAATGAAATTACAGTTTGAACATggtgaataaaatattaaaacatatgaatgttaaaaattatgttcTTTTATCAAATGAGCAAGTGtcagtttataaaatttaatagtaacTTGGAGAAAAACCTTTCTATACCGAGAATACTTtctatttaatgtttgttttctacGCTGTGGGTGCATATACAggttataattaattaatttgtgtatATAAGGGCGTGTTATGATTCGTTCAAAATTAACAGTTTTTGTGCTTGTTTAtgtatttaagtttaattaaatttaaacataatatagaGAATcattgataaaataattttagttgtgATATTTAACATAACGACTGGTAACTATTTGGATTTATGCACTGGTTCCAAACGTGTGACTTTGTCAACAGGTTCTAGTCATTAACCATCAAACCTATCTCATCCTCGCCGCCCGTGTTTAGTAGGACCGCGCGCACTGTTTAAGTTGATTTTCTATTGTCACTCCTTCACATGTTAATACCAATTGAGGAATTGATTGTGTTTATCCCCACAGATGCCCACGGCTAATCCCCCGCTCTTTAGAATTAGGCATACAAGAACAGAAGACAATTGTCAGGAAAGCCCACTGAAGTGCGAGAGAATATAGCGAACTTAGAGAGCTGCCCAAATTGACTTTCATTGAAATGAATACAACGCCGTTTGATTGACAGGCCGATACACCACTAGGGGGCAATCAAATTTCAATACAACAATCCGAGATGAACTCTAATTCTTTTTATTTGCCGGTGATATGAAAACAATTTTACCGCCGCACAGAGTGGGGACTTTAATCTTATAGTGCGAAACCAATCCATAAATTTATCACAGAATACCTCCAGTCTCTTGTCACCAGTGTGCGTCTGCGCAGAGCGAACTAGGTGGCGCTGCGATACAGGGTAGATTCTGTAGTAGACGGCACAGTGTAGCCAAACTGTAACATGGGGTAGGGAAAATGACACAGTTTTACGAACAAACATTTAAACCACGTTCTGATGTTTTGAGTGAACCTTTTCTTGGTGTGTCTTTTCAGATGGACTTCGTAATTCCAGAGAGGTCGACGATATAAAGAATGTTGGGAGAAGCAAATAGAGAATACCGTCTCCCTGGCTGAGCCGTGTGGACTAAACTCAAATGACAGACAGGGAGTTACGCCACGCCAGAATCGCCACCCGTATCCACGCCAGAATTACCGCCCCTATCTACGCCAGAATTACCGCCCCTGTTCACGACAGAATCACCACCCCAATCCGCCTTCCTTGAAGAGGTTACCGGGGCGATAATGAAGCGAGAAGTCTGCAAACTGTGACAGCTATCTATATTTAGTTGACAAAATCATCTGCACTTGTGACAAACTGTCAAACTGTCAATCTGTCTGATCAAAGTCTGGTCTAGTGTCCATATGAACAGCAGTTGTCAGATAGTGTGCACGGTGTTTAGGTGCGTCGTACAAATTCAAATGGACGtggatttattttgtatttgaaaaatatacacatgtatataacttgTTTTGCTGCAAATGTGATTAAGATATGACATTTACCATACGAATTTTTACTATCAATAGTAATAAGCTTGAGATTGATGTTGGTGCtgtttttgtgtgtctgtgttacaCGGAAATCGTGTAAATGACTCAGTTCCCAGGTTGCAGATAATGAGGCTAGTGCTTGTTATCATGACGGGAATAGGTTTCACTCTCGGAATACTCATCGGACTGTTCATCCAGCTGCCAGTCGGCACCCTCCCAGCAGACACCGTGTTCGTAGATGACGCGGACAGCGGCGGTCGCTATCGTCGTTCGCTTGCTGATGTCGCCCACGTTGAGAGGAGATTTGTGAACTCGGACAGGAGAGCCGGCTTCCACAGAGTCCCGCTAGGATCCGCGGAACAACAAAACACGATTTTACTCTCTGATCCGATAATCGGACTAAAGCCTATTGTGCCTCTTACAAACAACGTGAACGACGTGGATTCCATTCTTCACGGTACAAACAAAAGTTTTAGAGATGGACGCTCTAACCAGGTCAGGTCTGGATTACGTAAAGGCCAACGGACAGACGGAAAGCAGCATGGTAGGGAATCCCAGTTTAATGGCGATGGTTTAGACTTTAAACATAGGGTACGGGGAACCCACACAGATAACGCCGAGTCTATAGAGAAAGGATTAGCAGCAGATAGTGATGCCGAAAACAAACAAGCTAGGCAGTCGCTCTCTGTTCGGATCAAAGTCCACGGCGCTGCCAAGccaaatattaatatgaaaaatagcAATACTAAAAAGGAGTCGGCATTAAGTGATTCTGATAAACATATGAATTCTGACGAGTTTTCCGAATTGCTGAGAGCATATTCTGGTATTTATTGGAATTCAAATTTCACACAGTCGTGTCCAACAGGCTTTACAGGTGCGGATTCCAGAGAATGGAAGAAGAAAACTGACGATCTCCAGATTGTGAAAGTGGAGGAAGGTTGCGGAAGAATGCAGAATCGTCTGCTAACATTCAGTGATGCGTCGAGAGCATGTGCGAGGTATAGGCTAAACGTGGATCAAATACAGGGCGagatttattcatattacctCGCCAAACTTCTCAATATTACAAACCTGGCCCCAACCTTGCTGCTCGGTGTGAATTCTTTGGATGACAAGTGGAAAGCCGTGCACCTGGATTTGGTCGAGTCGCAGTGGGCAGACGACAAGGTTGTGATCTTAACACAGTGGGTTACTGGTCTTTCTCCAGCCTACATTCCACATCTGTTGCAGAAGGACGACAGAAGACTTCACCCTACAGACGATATTCTGTTGGGCAAGAATAAAAACGAGTTGTGCGAATTGGTGCAGTGGTCAGATCTAATAGTGTTTGACTACCTGACTGCTAACTTGGACCGCGTTGTGAATAACATGTTTAACAAACAGTGGAATGATCAGATGATGAGTAATCCAGCTCACAACTTAGAACAAACTTCAGATGGAAGTCTGCTCTTTCTGGACAACGAGTCGGGGTTGTTTCATGGATACAGACTGTTAGACAAATACGCCGATTTTCATAAACAGTTGTTAAACTCCTTGTGTGTGTTCAGAGAAAGTACTGTTCAGAGGGTGAGGGAGTTGTACCACAATGGTAATATAGGAGAGGAACTCCACAAGTTATTTTCTCAGAATGACAAACTTCATTTAAAAGTGCCAGACATTCCtgagaaaaatataaaaattctcAAGCATCGGTTAGAGGACGTTTATAACCAAATTACACAATGTGATTCCCAGTATGGAAGATAGCAGTAACTTGATAGCACGATTAGTCTGTGCATAGTGTGTGGACTGGTGCCCAGTTTGATGGACTGGTACCCAATTTGAATGACTGGTGCCCAGTTTGATGGACTGGTTCCCAGTCTGGTAGACTGGTGCTCAGTATGATGAACTGATGTGCATTACgcagtttgttgttgtttattataatttgtcatttgttttaatagcaCTCGTTATTTTTACACTAACAGTATCATCACAACATATAGCTTGATGCACAGACGACTTGTGACGATTAGCTGCtttatgatatataatatatacttgttatcgtgcttataaaacgtttagaatTTTGAATCAAATCTCAAAACTTAAGACCAACTTTTCAAAACGTGTTTGATGTAACCCGACTGAGTGactttgttcattcatttcaacttattttcgtgcttatatctaattacgtttcaagcacgctgtcctgggcacacacctcagctaactgagctatctgtccaggacagtaggttagttgttagttggttagtgcaagagaagagggtgtagtggtcttacacctaccaactgagccttaataactcgctctgggttggagctggtaccgggctgcgaaccctgtacctacgagcctgtagtccgatggcttaacgactgatccaccaaggccggttatgACTTTGTTAAAGTGtctgtttaatttgttttgtttaacaacaccactagaccacactgGTTTATTATcagtggctattggatgtcaaacaaattaTCAATTATGACTCGATGTCTTTAGAAGAAAtccgctaaatgtttccattggcagcaagggatgtgtTAATAGatcactcgcctgaggtgc
This DNA window, taken from Gigantopelta aegis isolate Gae_Host chromosome 4, Gae_host_genome, whole genome shotgun sequence, encodes the following:
- the LOC121372597 gene encoding four-jointed box protein 1-like yields the protein MRLVLVIMTGIGFTLGILIGLFIQLPVGTLPADTVFVDDADSGGRYRRSLADVAHVERRFVNSDRRAGFHRVPLGSAEQQNTILLSDPIIGLKPIVPLTNNVNDVDSILHGTNKSFRDGRSNQVRSGLRKGQRTDGKQHGRESQFNGDGLDFKHRVRGTHTDNAESIEKGLAADSDAENKQARQSLSVRIKVHGAAKPNINMKNSNTKKESALSDSDKHMNSDEFSELLRAYSGIYWNSNFTQSCPTGFTGADSREWKKKTDDLQIVKVEEGCGRMQNRLLTFSDASRACARYRLNVDQIQGEIYSYYLAKLLNITNLAPTLLLGVNSLDDKWKAVHLDLVESQWADDKVVILTQWVTGLSPAYIPHLLQKDDRRLHPTDDILLGKNKNELCELVQWSDLIVFDYLTANLDRVVNNMFNKQWNDQMMSNPAHNLEQTSDGSLLFLDNESGLFHGYRLLDKYADFHKQLLNSLCVFRESTVQRVRELYHNGNIGEELHKLFSQNDKLHLKVPDIPEKNIKILKHRLEDVYNQITQCDSQYGR